In Mesorhizobium sp. 113-3-3, a genomic segment contains:
- a CDS encoding MFS transporter encodes MFMVITGEGKLAGGLLVSAGNALLFMAIFWGKAGKRFGGRRTMTFAYFAMSAMLLAAGTVGETVPLLTGAFLLCGAFFTIALDALGSTAFMRSVRSYERAQMAAVYRTYLDFSELTPPLVYSVVLAFFGLGSVFVTLGLLAAVCGFVTWRYLPKSL; translated from the coding sequence ATGTTCATGGTGATCACCGGCGAGGGCAAGCTGGCCGGCGGCCTGCTGGTCTCGGCCGGCAACGCACTTTTGTTCATGGCGATCTTCTGGGGCAAGGCCGGAAAACGCTTTGGCGGTCGGCGCACCATGACATTTGCTTATTTCGCCATGTCGGCGATGCTTCTGGCCGCAGGCACTGTCGGCGAAACCGTGCCGCTGCTCACCGGCGCTTTCCTGCTGTGCGGCGCGTTCTTCACCATCGCGCTCGATGCGCTGGGGTCGACCGCCTTCATGCGTTCGGTGCGCTCCTATGAGCGGGCGCAGATGGCGGCGGTCTACCGCACCTATCTCGACTTTTCCGAGCTGACGCCGCCGCTGGTCTATTCCGTCGTGCTGGCCTTCTTCGGATTGGGCTCGGTTTTCGTCACGCTCGGCCTGCTGGCGGCGGTGTGCGGCTTCGTCACCTGGCGCTATCTGCCGAAGTCGCTTTGA
- a CDS encoding aromatic ring-hydroxylating oxygenase subunit alpha, which yields MTQVESTLPTSAYWDEAAYQRDLDAIWYKNWLLVCREADLAEPLAFRRFRIGTQDIIVLRDDTGELRAFHNTCRHRGSQLCQESEGRLKARLITCPYHAWSYSQRGDLVRVPSKSLPDGFDKADHPLYRVALSVWRGFVFVNLQEDAAGSAQASFDPASGDLGNWPLETLLSGHVLRKVMHCNWKIFWENFNECLHCPGVHKDLSRLVPIYGRGLMSRHDDPEWTRHADNDAPEFSGGLRAGAETWSSDGKTHGPVFSGLTPAERAAGQTYATSLPSMFIVGHVDYVRTVRLVPLGPEQTELVAEWLFAPEALAVTDIDNIVAFGSQVLEEDAAICEVNQRGLRSMRHAAGVLMPEEYELHRFHNWVRERHGALAPKP from the coding sequence CTGACCCAGGTCGAATCGACCCTGCCCACGTCGGCCTATTGGGATGAAGCGGCTTACCAGCGCGACCTCGACGCCATCTGGTACAAAAACTGGCTGCTCGTCTGCCGCGAGGCCGATTTGGCAGAGCCGCTGGCCTTCCGCCGATTCCGCATCGGCACGCAGGACATCATCGTGCTGCGCGACGACACCGGCGAACTGCGTGCCTTCCACAACACTTGCCGGCATCGCGGCTCGCAGCTTTGCCAGGAGAGCGAAGGCCGGCTGAAGGCGCGGCTGATCACGTGCCCCTACCATGCCTGGTCCTATTCGCAGCGCGGCGACCTCGTACGCGTGCCTTCAAAATCGCTGCCGGACGGCTTCGACAAGGCCGACCATCCGCTCTATCGCGTCGCGCTCTCGGTGTGGCGCGGCTTCGTCTTCGTCAATCTGCAGGAGGATGCGGCGGGCTCCGCGCAGGCCTCCTTCGACCCGGCCTCCGGCGATCTCGGCAACTGGCCGCTGGAAACGCTGCTATCGGGCCATGTGCTGCGCAAGGTGATGCACTGCAACTGGAAGATCTTTTGGGAAAACTTCAACGAGTGCCTGCATTGTCCGGGCGTGCACAAGGACCTGTCGCGGCTGGTGCCGATCTATGGCCGCGGCCTGATGAGCCGGCACGACGATCCCGAATGGACACGCCACGCCGACAATGACGCGCCGGAATTTTCCGGCGGCCTGCGCGCCGGCGCCGAAACATGGTCGAGTGACGGCAAGACGCATGGGCCGGTCTTCTCAGGCCTGACACCAGCCGAACGCGCCGCCGGCCAGACCTACGCCACCAGCCTGCCGTCGATGTTCATCGTCGGTCATGTCGACTATGTTAGGACCGTGCGCCTGGTGCCGCTCGGTCCCGAACAGACGGAGCTTGTCGCGGAATGGCTCTTCGCGCCCGAGGCGCTGGCCGTGACCGACATCGACAACATCGTCGCCTTTGGCTCACAGGTGCTGGAAGAGGACGCGGCGATCTGCGAGGTCAACCAGAGAGGCCTGCGCTCGATGCGCCACGCCGCCGGCGTACTGATGCCCGAGGAGTATGAGCTGCACCGCTTCCACAACTGGGTGCGCGAGCGCCATGGCGCACTTGCACCCAAGCCCTGA
- a CDS encoding CbtB domain-containing protein → MNTASVSLGASVSSQSRFMQLALAALLGTFIIGFVGFSHIEAVHNAGHDNRHSMAFPCH, encoded by the coding sequence ATGAATACCGCTTCCGTCTCCCTCGGCGCCTCCGTCTCCTCGCAGTCGCGCTTCATGCAGCTGGCGCTTGCCGCGCTGCTCGGCACGTTCATCATCGGCTTTGTCGGCTTCTCGCATATCGAAGCGGTCCACAATGCCGGTCATGACAACCGGCATTCGATGGCGTTTCCCTGCCACTGA
- a CDS encoding CbtA family protein — MNLFRNVVFIAAIAGLVAGVVLACMQAYATVPLILKAEVYEQAEGGHSHDHAAAPAAPANAASGNAMSSAAPAASNAMSAATPAPAVAAAPAEDEGWAPADGFERFAFNVMSNVVTGIGFALILVAVSEFAGGIGNWRQGVFWGLAGFAIFTLAPGLGLPPELPAMPAADLTQRQIWWVATVIATAIGLGLIAFRKSLPLAILAVALIVAPHIVGAPQPDSFETPIPEGLHHQFVVAVTLTNLVFWLVLGAVVGVVRGRFTGTATSLRDSFA; from the coding sequence ATGAATCTGTTTCGCAACGTCGTGTTCATCGCGGCGATAGCAGGGCTCGTGGCCGGCGTCGTCCTCGCCTGCATGCAGGCCTATGCCACCGTGCCGCTGATCCTCAAGGCGGAAGTCTACGAACAGGCCGAAGGCGGCCACAGCCATGACCATGCCGCCGCGCCCGCGGCGCCGGCCAATGCTGCCAGCGGCAACGCCATGAGCTCTGCCGCGCCGGCGGCATCGAACGCCATGAGCGCCGCCACCCCGGCTCCGGCCGTTGCCGCTGCTCCGGCCGAAGACGAGGGCTGGGCGCCGGCCGACGGCTTCGAGCGCTTCGCCTTCAACGTGATGTCCAATGTCGTCACCGGCATCGGCTTCGCGCTGATCCTGGTCGCAGTGTCGGAATTCGCCGGCGGCATCGGCAATTGGCGCCAGGGCGTGTTCTGGGGCCTGGCCGGCTTTGCCATCTTCACTTTGGCGCCAGGTCTCGGCCTGCCGCCGGAACTGCCGGCCATGCCGGCGGCGGACCTCACGCAGCGCCAGATCTGGTGGGTGGCGACCGTGATTGCAACCGCTATCGGGCTCGGCCTGATCGCGTTCCGCAAGTCGCTGCCTCTGGCCATCCTAGCCGTGGCGCTGATCGTTGCTCCGCACATTGTCGGCGCGCCGCAGCCCGACAGCTTCGAGACGCCGATCCCGGAAGGCCTGCATCACCAGTTCGTGGTGGCGGTGACGCTGACCAATCTGGTGTTCTGGCTGGTGCTCGGCGCCGTCGTCGGCGTGGTGCGCGGACGCTTCACCGGCACCGCGACCAGCCTGCGCGACAGCTTTGCCTGA
- the cobU gene encoding bifunctional adenosylcobinamide kinase/adenosylcobinamide-phosphate guanylyltransferase → MPDRNELTFIIGGARSGKSAHAETLATALPAPWTYIATGQAYDDEMRERIALHRSRRGEGWTTVDAPLDLAAALEALPDNQPVLVDCLTLWLTNHMLADHDVVAECRRLADVLSRPRGPWFVVSNEVGQGIVPDNALARRFRDDAGRLNQHVAAIADTVLLMVAGLPLKVK, encoded by the coding sequence TTGCCTGATCGCAACGAACTGACCTTCATCATCGGCGGTGCGCGCTCCGGCAAGAGCGCGCATGCCGAAACCCTGGCGACGGCCTTGCCCGCGCCATGGACCTATATCGCGACAGGCCAGGCCTATGATGACGAGATGCGCGAGCGCATCGCGCTGCACCGCTCGCGGCGCGGCGAGGGCTGGACGACAGTCGACGCACCGCTCGATCTTGCCGCCGCGCTCGAGGCGTTGCCCGACAACCAGCCGGTACTGGTCGACTGCCTGACGCTATGGCTGACCAATCATATGCTGGCCGATCACGACGTCGTCGCCGAGTGCCGGCGGCTGGCGGATGTGTTGTCGCGGCCGCGCGGACCCTGGTTCGTGGTCTCCAACGAAGTCGGGCAAGGCATCGTGCCCGACAATGCCCTGGCGCGCCGTTTTCGCGATGACGCCGGCCGGCTCAACCAGCATGTCGCTGCAATTGCAGATACGGTGCTGCTGATGGTGGCGGGGCTGCCGCTCAAGGTGAAGTGA
- the cobO gene encoding cob(I)yrinic acid a,c-diamide adenosyltransferase, with product MTDIDNKDEERHRAKMAKRKAVQDAEVAAKTIEKGLLIVNTGPGKGKTTAAFGLALRMLGYGKRVGVVQFIKGKWHTGEKDAFAAFGDRVVWHAMGEGFTWETQDLKRDIAAAETAWAKALELIADPSISLVVLDELNIALRYDYLDLDKVVAELKARREGLHVVVTGRNAKPALVEAADLVTEMGVTKHHFSAGVKAQQGIEF from the coding sequence ATGACCGACATCGACAATAAGGACGAAGAGCGCCATCGCGCCAAGATGGCCAAGCGCAAGGCCGTGCAGGATGCCGAGGTGGCGGCCAAGACGATCGAAAAGGGGTTGTTGATCGTTAACACCGGTCCGGGCAAGGGCAAGACCACGGCCGCCTTCGGCCTGGCGCTGCGGATGCTCGGCTATGGCAAGCGCGTCGGCGTCGTGCAGTTCATCAAGGGCAAATGGCACACCGGCGAGAAGGATGCGTTTGCTGCCTTCGGCGATCGCGTTGTCTGGCACGCGATGGGCGAGGGTTTTACCTGGGAGACGCAGGATCTGAAGCGCGATATCGCGGCCGCCGAAACTGCCTGGGCCAAGGCGCTGGAGTTGATCGCCGATCCCTCGATCAGCCTTGTCGTGCTCGATGAACTCAACATCGCGCTACGCTACGATTATCTCGATCTCGACAAGGTGGTTGCCGAGCTGAAGGCGCGCCGCGAGGGCCTGCATGTCGTCGTCACCGGCCGCAACGCCAAGCCGGCGTTGGTCGAAGCGGCGGACCTGGTTACCGAAATGGGCGTGACCAAGCACCACTTTTCAGCAGGCGTGAAGGCGCAGCAGGGGATAGAGTTCTAG
- the cbiB gene encoding adenosylcobinamide-phosphate synthase CbiB, which produces MSVLIAFLSLAVEFVLGYPDWLFRAIGHPVTWFGRLISFLDLRLNRATDPDALRRQRGVQALLLIVLVPAVIGLGVQLVLLWFVPLGFFIAVLLATSFLSQKSLYEHVEAVADALDSGGLAMGRVAVSRIVGRDPEALDRAAVCRAAIESLAENFSDGIVAPAFWTGLGGLAGGAAYKAANTADSMIGHRTPRHEAFGWAAARFDDWINLPASRLTALLIVLASFLVKGADPASAWQAVWRDAKKHRSPNAGWPEAAMAGALGLALAGPRSYGGIMVDDAFMGEGGRRDVDSGDIRRALKLYRMADYLLIALFGLVSVVVILA; this is translated from the coding sequence ATGTCAGTCCTGATCGCTTTCCTGTCACTGGCCGTCGAATTCGTCCTGGGTTACCCGGACTGGCTCTTCCGCGCCATCGGCCATCCGGTGACGTGGTTCGGCAGGCTGATATCCTTTCTCGACTTGAGGCTCAACCGCGCCACTGATCCCGACGCGTTGCGTCGCCAACGTGGCGTCCAGGCGCTGCTGCTCATCGTGCTGGTTCCGGCGGTGATCGGCCTCGGCGTGCAGCTTGTCCTGCTCTGGTTCGTTCCCCTGGGATTCTTTATCGCCGTCCTTCTGGCAACATCGTTTCTGTCGCAAAAGAGCCTCTACGAACATGTCGAGGCCGTGGCTGACGCGCTCGATTCGGGCGGCCTCGCCATGGGTCGTGTCGCCGTCTCGCGCATCGTCGGCCGCGATCCCGAAGCGCTCGACCGCGCCGCCGTCTGCCGCGCGGCGATCGAGAGCCTGGCTGAGAATTTTTCCGACGGCATCGTCGCGCCCGCCTTCTGGACCGGTCTCGGCGGGCTGGCCGGCGGCGCCGCCTACAAGGCCGCCAACACCGCCGATTCGATGATCGGCCACCGCACCCCGCGCCACGAGGCTTTCGGCTGGGCGGCGGCGCGCTTCGACGACTGGATCAACCTGCCGGCGTCGCGGCTGACGGCGCTGCTGATCGTGCTGGCGTCTTTCCTGGTCAAGGGTGCCGATCCCGCCAGCGCCTGGCAGGCGGTGTGGCGCGATGCGAAAAAGCACCGCTCACCCAATGCTGGCTGGCCGGAAGCGGCCATGGCGGGCGCGCTTGGCCTGGCGCTTGCCGGGCCGCGCAGCTATGGCGGCATCATGGTCGACGACGCCTTCATGGGCGAAGGCGGCCGCCGCGACGTGGACAGCGGCGACATCCGGCGGGCGCTGAAACTCTACCGCATGGCCGACTATCTGCTGATCGCGCTGTTTGGGCTGGTTTCGGTCGTCGTCATCTTGGCCTGA
- the cobD gene encoding threonine-phosphate decarboxylase CobD: MKLLEGAVDHGGSLGRARALFPNAPQPFVDLSTGINPHSYPLFDLPATSLWRLPEAARARELTEIAASTYGAPSPANVVAAPGTQILLPRVASLVRPGKALVLGPTYAEHARAAAIAGHEVTEVTDFAKLAQADLAIIVNPNNPDGRVIERDRLLALAAGLRARGGLLVVDEAFMDVGPREHSLAGDVNRGGLVVLRSFGKFFGLAGLRLGFALTDAAAVGRLETQFGPWAVAGPALEYGIRALADIGWQDAMRASLAEASARLDALFGRFGAPVAGGTTLFRYLGLPDAAGLFSALGERGILLRHFSDRPFVLRAGLPGSEEEWQRLESALADWATRREDRKKGSKQ; encoded by the coding sequence ATGAAGCTTCTTGAAGGAGCGGTGGACCATGGTGGAAGTCTTGGCCGGGCGAGGGCGCTTTTCCCCAACGCCCCTCAGCCTTTCGTCGACCTTTCGACCGGTATCAACCCGCACTCCTACCCGCTTTTCGACCTGCCCGCCACCTCGCTGTGGCGATTGCCGGAAGCCGCGCGGGCGCGCGAGCTGACGGAGATCGCCGCCAGCACCTATGGCGCGCCATCGCCGGCCAATGTGGTCGCGGCGCCCGGCACGCAGATCCTACTGCCGCGCGTGGCGTCTCTGGTCAGACCCGGCAAGGCATTGGTGCTGGGACCGACCTATGCCGAACATGCGCGCGCAGCGGCGATCGCCGGGCATGAGGTCACCGAAGTCACCGATTTTGCCAAGCTGGCGCAGGCCGACCTTGCCATCATCGTCAACCCGAATAACCCGGATGGGCGCGTCATCGAGCGCGACCGGTTGCTGGCGCTGGCCGCCGGGCTGCGCGCCAGAGGCGGGCTGCTGGTCGTCGACGAGGCCTTCATGGATGTCGGCCCGCGCGAGCACAGCCTCGCCGGCGACGTCAATCGAGGCGGGCTCGTCGTGCTGCGCTCGTTCGGCAAGTTCTTTGGGCTGGCCGGACTACGGCTTGGCTTCGCGCTTACCGATGCAGCAGCGGTTGGCCGGCTGGAGACGCAATTCGGGCCATGGGCGGTCGCCGGCCCGGCGCTGGAATACGGCATTCGCGCGCTTGCCGATATTGGCTGGCAGGACGCGATGCGGGCATCGCTTGCCGAGGCATCCGCTCGGCTGGACGCATTGTTCGGCCGTTTCGGCGCGCCTGTCGCGGGCGGCACCACATTGTTCCGCTATCTCGGCCTGCCGGATGCCGCCGGCCTGTTTTCCGCGCTTGGCGAGAGGGGCATTCTGCTTCGCCATTTCAGCGACCGGCCGTTTGTCTTGCGGGCCGGCCTGCCGGGGAGTGAGGAGGAGTGGCAGCGGCTCGAATCGGCCCTTGCCGATTGGGCGACGCGGCGCGAGGATCGCAAAAAGGGTTCAAAACAATGA
- a CDS encoding tyrosine phosphatase family protein, with translation MIHVCSLAKVEETVARTGADRMLSLLSVGTEVTRPVSIARENHLHLVMHDIAVAQDGMTMPGEEHVREVLDFARRWDRAKPMVVHCYAGISRSTASAYIIAAALAPKRDEAELARTLRALSPSATPNPRLIAVADALLDRNGRMIEAIQSIGRGADAFEGTPFELDIDG, from the coding sequence ATGATCCATGTCTGCTCGCTGGCGAAGGTCGAGGAAACGGTGGCCAGGACCGGCGCCGATCGCATGCTGTCGCTGCTCTCAGTCGGAACCGAGGTGACGCGTCCGGTCTCGATAGCGAGGGAAAACCATCTGCATCTGGTCATGCACGACATCGCGGTGGCGCAGGACGGCATGACCATGCCTGGCGAGGAGCATGTCCGCGAGGTGCTCGATTTCGCGCGCCGCTGGGACCGGGCCAAGCCCATGGTCGTGCATTGCTATGCCGGCATCAGCCGTTCGACTGCCTCGGCCTACATCATCGCCGCCGCATTGGCGCCAAAACGCGACGAGGCCGAACTGGCGCGGACGTTGCGGGCGCTGTCACCTTCGGCGACACCCAATCCGCGGCTGATTGCCGTGGCGGACGCGCTGCTGGATCGCAATGGCCGCATGATCGAGGCGATCCAGTCGATCGGGCGCGGCGCGGATGCGTTTGAGGGCACGCCGTTCGAGCTTGATATAGACGGTTAG
- a CDS encoding creatininase family protein, with product MTAAKRRVWWGDYRTTEYASIDPEATIAVLPVAAIEQHGPHLPVSTDTSIMNGMLDTVISRLPDDLDIRILPVQAVGKSNEHLHAPGTLTLPATTLVEAWTELGVSIARAGVRKLIVVNSHGGNEEIMGIITRELRVREKMLAVKTSWQRFGRPAGMYTELDDRHGIHGGDVETSLMLHFRPDLVDMGKADNFVSNVARAETEFSLLRHTGTHAFAWIASDLNPNGVVGDASIATAEKGRLTAEHQADGFISLLRDVRKAKLADWLK from the coding sequence ATGACCGCAGCCAAAAGACGCGTCTGGTGGGGTGACTACCGGACCACCGAATACGCCTCGATCGATCCCGAGGCGACGATCGCCGTTCTGCCGGTGGCGGCTATCGAACAGCATGGGCCGCATCTGCCTGTGTCGACCGACACCTCGATCATGAACGGCATGCTCGACACGGTCATTTCGCGCCTGCCGGACGATCTCGACATCCGCATCCTGCCGGTCCAGGCGGTGGGCAAATCAAACGAACATCTGCATGCGCCGGGCACCCTCACTCTGCCGGCAACGACGCTGGTCGAAGCCTGGACCGAACTTGGCGTGTCGATCGCGCGCGCCGGCGTGCGCAAACTCATCGTCGTCAACTCACATGGCGGCAATGAAGAGATCATGGGCATCATCACGCGCGAATTGCGCGTGCGCGAAAAGATGCTGGCGGTGAAGACGAGTTGGCAGCGCTTTGGCCGCCCGGCCGGCATGTACACCGAACTCGACGACCGCCACGGCATCCATGGCGGCGATGTCGAGACGTCCTTGATGCTGCATTTCCGGCCGGACCTCGTCGACATGGGCAAGGCCGACAATTTCGTTTCCAACGTCGCCAGGGCAGAGACGGAATTTTCGCTGCTGCGCCACACCGGCACCCACGCCTTTGCCTGGATCGCCAGTGATCTCAACCCCAATGGCGTGGTCGGCGACGCCAGCATCGCTACGGCTGAAAAAGGCCGGCTGACGGCAGAGCACCAGGCCGACGGTTTCATCAGCCTGCTCAGGGATGTGCGCAAGGCGAAGCTCGCCGACTGGCTGAAGTAA
- a CDS encoding RidA family protein, whose amino-acid sequence MFRFLTPKSIKPPFARYSHGVEVPAGKRLVLCSGQVAITADDQIPEDAGAQAELCFRNIEAILGEAGLELQDIVRINAYVTDRAHLRPYMDVRDRLFSSPAPASTLMIVSGFARPEFKVEVEAIAAG is encoded by the coding sequence ATGTTCAGATTCCTTACCCCGAAGTCGATCAAGCCGCCCTTTGCCCGCTACAGCCACGGCGTCGAAGTGCCGGCGGGCAAGCGGCTGGTGCTGTGCTCAGGCCAGGTGGCGATCACGGCGGACGACCAGATTCCCGAGGACGCCGGCGCCCAGGCCGAGCTCTGCTTCCGCAACATCGAGGCGATTCTCGGCGAGGCTGGGCTGGAACTCCAGGACATCGTTCGCATCAACGCCTATGTCACCGACCGCGCGCATCTGCGGCCCTACATGGATGTCCGCGACCGGCTGTTTTCGAGCCCGGCGCCGGCCTCGACGCTGATGATCGTTTCCGGCTTTGCCCGGCCCGAATTCAAGGTCGAAGTCGAAGCCATCGCGGCCGGGTGA